Genomic window (Lycium barbarum isolate Lr01 chromosome 2, ASM1917538v2, whole genome shotgun sequence):
TGCAATATATGATTCATGTATAGTCATTGAAATATCAAGGTTAAAATTGGAAACAAAAATTTATCCAATTTTATCGAACCTCAAACCATAACACATTTTTAATCCAATGGACCAAATAAAGAAAATAGTACTACATAATCCAGGAATTATTTAGCCTCAGGATTATAATCCCAAGACTATAATTGTTTTACTATAAAATCTTTagtatttgcattttttttttggtaaataagtatgtatattacCAGGGAAGATATTTACAGCAAAGCAAACAAACCCAAGAGGCCAAACAGGCTTGACCCCTCAAACAACCGAGACTCTAAGTCCTACAAATCAACTAGCCTCTTTCCCTATACCCCCTGTACCTATCACTATGTTACAGCGGGTAGTAATCCAACCTTCTAAGATGATCAGCAAATTTGGGAAATAAATTCCCCCTACAGTGGACTCCCTGGACTAGCACCCTAACCACTTGCTGCCCAGTGCACCTCTTCCCTTGGAATTGCCTTTGGTTTCTCTCCATCCACAGGTAATAAACACATGCCGCTAAGGTTGTGTGATACACACCAGCTTTGGCACTCAATCCATTCGCATTACTGATCGCCCATTGCACATCTTGTTGCCACCGCATTGGACTTCTCCCAACCCCTAGCCAGCGCAGTAATGTTTCCCAAACTGAGTAAGTATAGCTGCATTGAAAGAACAAGTGTTCTATGCTTTCATTTTCCACATCACACAGAACACACTTCTCATTTTGAATCATTCCCCAAGACGCCAACCTGTCCTTCTTGTAGATTCTGCCCAGTAGCACTAGCTGAAGAACAAATAACCATTTTGAACACCACCATTATTGCAAATAAGTTTCCTCCAGTCCACTTTTGGGAAGTCTCCTCTTATCTTGTTGTAGAGTTGCTTGATGGAAAATTGATCTTGTCTAAGAATATCATCATATGTGTATCCTGCCTTCTCAAGAGTAGCTTTAGCCTTCATGATCTTCCTCACTACCCATGACGCTTGCATAAATTTCACTTGTTTGCTTTTGACAAATTTATCATTCTCTCATGTACTGAAAAAGAATACTCCGTATTACTTTTAACCAGTTTCTTACTAAAATTGTTCTTTTAATCAAGATCCTAGTACTAATTACATGGTTTAACTAATTTTTTACTATAGTTGTTCACTTACTTTCTAAATATCATACAAAGAACTTTGATTTAACTTCTAAATATGTTAGTTTTCTTTCTCAAACAATTAAGGAAACAAATTCAAACCAAAATTTATGCATGCATTGTCTCTAGAAGTCTCTAAATTTTTTTGACTATGGAGTAACAAATTATTATGTACTTAGTTGATAAATGGAATCCTTTTTGCAGGCACTTGGGTTAATAATATTTCTTATACCTATTGGTGACAATTTTCCATGACATATCCAAGTATAATTTGTTAACTAAGCAAAATTGTCAATCATGTATAAGATCCAACACTCATCTATGATGTCTAACCAGAAGATACCAGTAATATTGATAAAAAGTACAACTTTCAATATGGCATTATTCAGCACCAAAATATTTACTTACTACTAAGTAACTTTAAAACGTACTTGTACAGAAAAGGTGATCACTACATTTACAAGAAAGCAAAATACATTTGGTCACTCCCGACGTTGAAGTGCTTCAGCAATAAGATAATTATAATGCAAAAAAGGCTGATAGTTTTCCAAAAACTAGCACTACCACATTTACAAGGACTCAATATACGTTTGGCCCTTTACAtgtacacaaaatatacaaatttcaCTTGCTCATCCCACGAGTATGGTTGCGAAAATTCGGAAATTCCTGCTTCCCCAGACATCATTCTCATCAATGGGATAAGAAAACAAGCAACAGATTATCCAGGGAGGATTTCTGGACGTTTCATTCATCTCACTATCGCCATCACTTTCAGAAATTCCAAGCAACAAATTCCGCTTTCTTTTTAGCACATCAAAAGAAGGGTAGCCACCAAAGAAATGTTCCTGGGTAAATGGAAAGCAAGTTAGACTTACTAGCCTTGCATATTATTGGATGGAAAAGATGATGTAGACTAATGCTAGATCGACCAAAAAGTTCAAGATTAATGTTCTCGATCAAGAAAAGTTCACTATTAATCCATAACCTAATCAAGCATCTTATTAAAGACAGAAGAAGACATATCTACCAAAGAAGCTGGTATGAAGTTCAGCGTAAAACATTTTCCATGAGTATAACATTGTGCAAGCCTAAGGAAGCTTTTCGAGATATTCACAATATAAGTTGGAACAAAAACTGAACGCAAAGAGAAATTGATACCGCATCCTCAGCATATAGATAGGCATGGATTCGGGCAGTAGGATCCTCTAAGGTTAGTCGGATCCTATAAATACCAGAAGGGGAGCGATATTCCTCAACGCTCCAAGGAAATGATGCCACAACGCGAACGACACAATGAAATTTACCTACCACCTACAAGGTAGAAGCTTCAATGATATAACTTTGAATATGTCAGGTGAAGTATATGGTCCAAAATATGATCATTATAAAATAATCTCAAACTATACATCCTATAACCGTCACCCTAATGCATAAAGACATAAAAATGGAACAACTTCCCCCTGGATTTAGTGCTTTCCCAATTATaatcccccacccccaccccactccACCACCCTTTCGATTTTTAGTATCACAAGTGCAAGCATAAACATAGTACCCACTTAACCAGCATGGATGACGAGAAAGGGAATTTTCATTCTCCTCATTTTGAGCTCTGAAAAATCGTTTCAGTGGCAAGCAAATACCTTAATAGAAGCCACTGAAAGAATGACAGCAAACAGATAACACAAAGCTCAATCCAAACTTGTCAAACTGGAATACCTCGCCCAGTTGGATACAAGCTCCTATGAGACATCACTATTCTCTATTCATGGGCATTTCCATCCGTTCCAGCATTAAATTCAATAGCTAATAAAGTCTCAGAATGCCTGACTACAACAACCAGCCATGAAGATGTAATATTTCCAGAGACATTAAAGAACTCAATGACTAACACAGTtgaaaccaaaagaaaaaaagaaatgaaaTGTTTTAAGAAAGCAGTGAGATACCCTGGGATTCGCAAGAGCTCTCATCAAGCTGACAAAAGGCACGTCAGGATGGTCGGTCACTGAAGATTTTTTATAACGAAGAATATTAGGCGAATGTTGGTATACATGATTAAAAGATCAAACATGAAGATATTTCGTGAGCACATCAATCAAACCTGTCACATGAGTTGGCCAAGGTAAGCTTGAAAGTGGCATCCATCCCCATTTAGATTTGGAACGCTCTTTATGCTCCCTACGGATATGCAACTTGTATATGTTAGAATAGTTATGCTGTGATGGAGATGCAAAACACGGCACAGGACAGGGAACAAAAAAATTATCATGGCACCTTCAAGCTGCAATTAGGTGTTCTGGTGATAATGTAGGCATTAGTTACAATATTACGAGAGCACGTGCTTGTACATGGTTGTGCAGTGATTATGCGGGACATGCTTATCTTACCAAATGTCTAATGCACTATGTAGTATCACATAATTACAAGAAAATATGTAAATATTAGAGGAGAAAACCTCATGCGCAGTAAAACAATGTGATCTTCATCGCGCACATAGCAAAACCTAGTAATCGGCAAGAGGGAAGCATTCCACAGTGAGGCATGAAGTTGACATCTTAGGTTATCAAATTTCACCCATCTATCGGTCCCAAGCACGTTCACTCCTAGTTTCTCATTGCCACAATCTAGAGTTACCGACAGAACAGTTCCAAGACGTGGCAAGTTACATAAAATATCTCTTGGCAGACAAACTGGGACTGACTCTAAAGGAAGAGGGTTATCCATTTCATCCTCTAGCCTGAAATTCATAAAATATATGTAACATGTAAACACTTACATAGCTTTCACAACCagatgctaaaaaaaaaaaaaaaaaaaagatctaagAAGAGTAGGTGAGCAAGCATTGGATGGCTCAATTTAATATGCAATTAATTCATCAGGTCCAGTTCAAATATGAATTACGGGCAAAATTTGTTTGGGAGCATTTAAACTAATCTACTTGAGAACTATACCAACTCTTCCTAGTGCGACAAAGTAACTCTAgttgaaaagggaaaaaaaaaaaaaagggcagcccggtgcactaagctcccgctatgcgcggggtccagggaagggccggaccacaagggtctactAGACGCAACCTTACCTTgaatttctgcaagaggctatttccacggcttaaaaaggaaaaatataaatattatccTCTAAGAGAAAACCGAACGTGGTGGTCAAGCAAAAGCATGAATAAAAGTAGATAACACTCACTTAGAATTAATAGCGACTGGTGGAGTGTCTGTTCCATCCCACACAAGAAGCATCCACTCATCTTTTCTAATTTCCCATACACGAAGAATCTTGCATATGCCATCGAAATTTGCAATGAAAATATTCAGTGCATGGGTCCACAGCCAAGACTCAAGAACACCAAAACAACCAGCAACGTGTTTCCTTAACTGATCTTCAAAAATAAATTAATGGAGGCCAATGTAATAAAAGAGTACCAGTACTAGTATTACCTTGCAAAGCAAATTGAAGCCGCCGCCTTCCCTGATATCTTTTAAGGATTGGAAATTACTAGAATCTATTAAGGTAATTATTAgcaaatcaagagtaagaaattTGAATTTAAATTGTCATACAAGGAAATCTATCACTTTCTCACCCCACCCCATCCCCACCCCTGCACAAGGAGGGGACTAATGTTATTTTGATCCTTGAATGGAAACAGATGACTCCACACCACCCAAATTAAATAGATGCAGCATCTAGTTGAGAATATGTCAGAGGAAAGAGAAACTAGATTCCTTTACTATGTTCCAATACTAACAAAGACACATTTTAGAAAGACTTCAGGTTCCAAAGTTGTAGCTTAACCAGTACTCTAAATAGATCAAACATGCAATCAATGtgtaaaaatacataacttttCATGTGTCACTTAGCTAAGTCTGTACCAGAAGTAGAGTACCTAGTGCGGTAGGGTGATCAACCAGCCACTTCCTCAGACCAAGTATAAATTTTTTGTCTTGCTCCTTAGCAAGATAAATCAAATAGCATTGATAAGGAAGAAAGCTTGTACTAAATTTTCCATCAAATAAAGCAAACGAAGAGAACTTTTTGTTGAACACAGCATAAACCACAGATTCATGAACTTTCATCtgcacaacaacaataacttttTATGCGCGTAAACGCAATAACCTTATCATATTTTCCGCTGAATATAACTaaagaccaagaaatcaagtcCCCAAGTTCAAGATTTTCAGAAATATAGCAGAGCATATTACAAAGGTAGAAGTAAATGAAGTTACCACAACTTGAGAAAGCAGAATAATATCACCACCATGAGAAAGTACCACAGGCAATTTATCCATCGTCTCTGTGAAAATATTAACAGAAAGCCCGCCATTTGGGTACGACTCATCAATGATTTTAACCAAGCAGAAGAAATCTGTCAAAAAACTCTTCTTTTTATAAATAATTCACAAGAATTGAAGAATAAAAGCAACTTGAAAGTGAGTTTTTACCAGTGCCTTTAGACTTCTTTGGAAAGCCAGTTTGGAGGACCAGACCTATGAGATTCACTTTGTTGTTGATCAAACTCATGGCTTCCGCTATTGGCGTATATTCATCACGTCGTCGCTTagacatttttttctttttttgggagAGGCAAATGTAAGGACATGAACTCTCCTTTAGTGCAACGGTATAACTATTTTCCTTCCGCAGAACTTCTCAAGAGTCAAGAATGTCTTTTCCAAGACAAATGAGTAACACATACGGAGTACTTTTTAAAAGAGTAAAGAGTTGAAAGCATATTGAGAGATTGcagttgtgaattatgatgtgaTAGAAATAAGCCACTTGTCCAAGAAGAAGAGTACCTCACACGACTTTGTTGGTAGTGTATAAGAGATAAAACGGAGGATGATGTGATGGAAATAAAATACTATTAAGccatttgatataaatatttttagTTACGAGGAGAAGCCTCATTTATAATCTTAAAATTGAAATTCGAAATAACCAGATCAGTTAATCCGAGACCGTACTTCAAGAAATTGAACCGGAATTTTTATAGTTTGGATGCGGATCGTAATTTCTTAAATTTGAAAATCCAAAAGTCAAATCGAAATTATCATATTCAAGTAGAATTATCTAAAGCCCCACCCCTAATAATAAGTTAAACtagaaaataaatatattatgGGGTATACTGTCGGTCAAAAATTTACACGCGCGAAGAAAAAAGTTGCAGAAATGAGAATGCTTAAACAGATGTGTGGACACATCGGGAGAGACAAGATTAGTAACGAAGATATACGGGGCAAGATGTGAATGACTTTCATGGTGGACTAGATGCAAGAAGCGAGACTAAGATACTTCGGGCATGTAAAGAGGAGAAGCACAGACTCCCAAGTGCAGAGGTGCGAGAGTTGGCGGTGATAGGTCTAACCGAGTAAGAATTAGAGAGGTGATTAGATCTAACATGGCATATCTTTAGCTCACCGACGACATGGCCCTAGATAGAAGAACATGAAGCTCAAGGATTAAAGCTAGAAGGTTAGTAAGCAATCAAACAATTAGCTTAGTGACGAGCACGGTTCGAGTATTATTAGCATTATTCTATTATTATCATATTCCTCATTTTATCACTATTATTGCTTCTTTTACTTTGGTTACCTATACTACTTTTGTTGTTTATATTTCTCTTTCTTCCATATttttatcataacttttcattcGTGTATTCTTTCAAACCTGTTTCTGTTTCGGAAAACGCTTTTTTTTTTAGCTGACtatctttcggaaacaacctctctacccccacAAAGATATGAGTAAGGCCTTCGTACATTCCACTCTCCCCAAACCTCACTTATTAGACCACACTAgccactgggtatgttgttagaAAATAAATACACTACTAACGGAAGTACTTATCAGTTCTGCTCTAAGAAGTCATCCTTTTGAAAGCAGCAACTCAAGACATTTTTGGTTCAGAAATCTTCTATTGTTATTTAACATTTCAAAACAAGCAACCCTTCTTCTTTCGGTTCTCAGAAATAAAAGAATGCCAAGCCTGATTTCCCTTCCCCAATCCTCTTATttcgttttctgcaaatactttAAATTACTAACATATCCGACCAATCTATTATGATAGTAAGAGTTAAGCAGCAGAACTGGACATGAAGCTAACAAGTGTAAAAACAATATCCTCTACAATGGTATTGCGTTACCAGTTTCCACTACTAAAAAAAGCAGAACAAAAAATGTCAATTACAAGTTCTGTCAGAGGGGAATACAACATGTAAGTCAGGAAATATAGGGGGGAAAGCCAAGGATTAGCAGCCAAATAATGCTATATGATTCATCTGAATTTGCTACTACCTAATATTTGACAAATAACTAAGTCCCACTAGATTGGTGACCAACTAAAAGACCATGTTATACCAAGGGGATTTGGCATTCTGCCTTAACACTTATCAGTTCCTCCCCAATGGTTTCTCCAGCTTTTGGAGCACCAGCTTCGTTTAGCAGCAAAGTAAGTTGATCAGTGAAGATCAGGTTCTTCAGCTGCATCAGCTGTTGCCACTCTTTTTCCACCTGTAAATCACGTTCCTCAAAATGAGCAATTCTGTCCTCAATCTCCTTGGCCTGTAGAGCACAAAAGCAAACATGTACAAAGATCACAAAATCAATTAGCACTGATGACCTCAGCAACAGAATATTGGTATATTTAGCACTCGATTTCATGTACGAGTATACCTCAATTGCCACATTAGAGACGCCTCTCTCCAGGTCAAGTTCCTCCTTCTCCAGCTGAGCCTTCGCTTCAACAAGAGTACTTTCAAGGGTATCCTTCGCATACCCATTGGAAGTGCCATCCGATTCtgcatagtataagagcatgtcATTTACAGCACAAATCCACTGAGCCATCTAGAAGTCTATTGCTTGTAAAATTGGAAAATGAATTTTTCATCTTCCTTTTCACTATTTTATTTTGTTGTAATTCCCTGAAAATCTGCCTCCTTTGCCAACAGTTCTATCACGAGGGAGGGTTGCTCAAGTGGTAGACTAGTGCAAAGGTTTAGGTACCCACAGGGAAAATCGGTAAAAACCATTCCTGCTCCTACGGTGGGAAGGGGGCTTTAGtaggtatgtttttttttttttttttggggggggggggggggggggggttcaaggGTACCCATGGCCATGGCCATCTGCAAGTTCTCCTAATTGTCCATAGTTCCCTTAGTCCAAACTCCTAAGAATCCGGAAAGGATAAAAGTCATTTTGATATACCGATCAGAAGAAAAAGATAAAGTCATTTTGATATTCAGAAATACGAGATTGGAACACTTTAATATCAATATTGGAACACCAGAAGCCTCTTATCCTGGTCTCATTATCACTAAAGTACTCATGGAATAGTTTAATCACTCTAAATTAATTGTGTATCAAGGTCATTAATGTCTCCGTCTGGAAGAATGTCAATCCTGTCAGAATAGAGAGAGGCTAGGCAATGATTCCAGAAAACATCCTTGTAAGCTAAACAAGGATGTCAGTAAACATGACCCTTAGCATTCTACACTCCAAAAGTTGTTGTCAGACGCTCCCGGACAAAATGTAGCCCACAATGCACCAAGAAATTACATTAGTTAACATTGTAAATGTGCAGAGTAAGACTACTGCATAAACCAAGTGATGAGCCGCATCAGATTTCGCTTTAAACAAACTCATTTCTTAAGAAGCTGACACCCCAAATATCTAATTGTTTGCAATTATAAGCATTTGCTGTCAAAACTAAAACAAGTAATAATAAGTAGTGACAAATACCTTGCTTCTCCACACCAGAGGGTAGTGATCCTAGCCTCCCTTTAGTTATTCCCTCACCAATCTCAGACAGAGCTGTAACAGCGGCATGTGCTGCCAATTCTGCAACCTCTTTTCCTGCAAGAGCAGAGAGGAAAGCAGCCTACACCAAGATTCAAAAACAAAAGGAATCACTTGAGGTCTGACTTGAATAATACTCAAGAGTTAATCAGTCAATTTATCCACCTCAACAAATCGGCAACCCAAAAGACTCTTAGTCAATAAGGAAGAGAAATTATCAAATCTCAGATGAGAAGCGAAGTTTCCT
Coding sequences:
- the LOC132628257 gene encoding protection of telomeres protein 1b-like isoform X7 encodes the protein MSKRRRDEYTPIAEAMSLINNKVNLIGLVLQTGFPKKSKGTDFFCLVKIIDESYPNGGLSVNIFTETMDKLPVVLSHGGDIILLSQVVMKVHESVVYAVFNKKFSSFALFDGKFSTSFLPYQCYLIYLAKEQDKKFILGLRKWLVDHPTALDSSNFQSLKDIREGGGFNLLCKLRKHVAGCFGVLESWLWTHALNIFIANFDGICKILRVWEIRKDEWMLLVWDGTDTPPVAINSKEHKERSKSKWGWMPLSSLPWPTHVTVTDHPDVPFVSLMRALANPRVVGKFHCVVRVVASFPWSVEEYRSPSGIYRIRLTLEDPTARIHAYLYAEDAEHFFGGYPSFDVLKRKRNLLLGISESDGDSEMNETSRNPPWIICCLFSYPIDENDVWGSRNFRIFATILVG
- the LOC132628257 gene encoding protection of telomeres protein 1b-like isoform X8; translation: MSKRRRDEYTPIAEAMSLINNKVNLIGLVLQTGFPKKSKGTDFFCLVKIIDESYPNGGLSVNIFTETMDKLPVVLSHGGDIILLSQVVMKVHESVVYAVFNKKFSSFALFDGKFSTSFLPYQCYLIYLAKEQDKKFILGLRKWLVDHPTALDSSNFQSLKDIREGGGFNLLCKILRVWEIRKDEWMLLVWDGTDTPPVAINSKEHKERSKSKWGWMPLSSLPWPTHVTVTDHPDVPFVSLMRALANPRVVGKFHCVVRVVASFPWSVEEYRSPSGIYRIRLTLEDPTARIHAYLYAEDAEHFFGGYPSFDVLKRKRNLLLGISESDGDSEMNETSRNPPWIICCLFSYPIDENDVWGSRNFRIFATILVG
- the LOC132628257 gene encoding protection of telomeres protein 1b-like isoform X2, with the translated sequence MSKRRRDEYTPIAEAMSLINNKVNLIGLVLQTGFPKKSKGTDFFCLVKIIDESYPNGGLSVNIFTETMDKLPVVLSHGGDIILLSQVVMKVHESVVYAVFNKKFSSFALFDGKFSTSFLPYQCYLIYLAKEQDKKFILGLRKWLVDHPTALDSSNFQSLKDIREGGGFNLLCKSWLWTHALNIFIANFDGICKILRVWEIRKDEWMLLVWDGTDTPPVAINSKLEDEMDNPLPLESVPVCLPRDILCNLPRLGTVLSVTLDCGNEKLGVNVLGTDRWVKFDNLRCQLHASLWNASLLPITRFCYVRDEDHIVLLRMREHKERSKSKWGWMPLSSLPWPTHVTVTDHPDVPFVSLMRALANPRVVGKFHCVVRVVASFPWSVEEYRSPSGIYRIRLTLEDPTARIHAYLYAEDAEHFFGGYPSFDVLKRKRNLLLGISESDGDSEMNETSRNPPWIICCLFSYPIDENDVWGSRNFRIFATILVG
- the LOC132628257 gene encoding protection of telomeres protein 1b-like isoform X3 yields the protein MSKRRRDEYTPIAEAMSLINNKVNLIGLVLQTGFPKKSKGTETMDKLPVVLSHGGDIILLSQVVMKVHESVVYAVFNKKFSSFALFDGKFSTSFLPYQCYLIYLAKEQDKKFILGLRKWLVDHPTALDSSNFQSLKDIREGGGFNLLCKLRKHVAGCFGVLESWLWTHALNIFIANFDGICKILRVWEIRKDEWMLLVWDGTDTPPVAINSKLEDEMDNPLPLESVPVCLPRDILCNLPRLGTVLSVTLDCGNEKLGVNVLGTDRWVKFDNLRCQLHASLWNASLLPITRFCYVRDEDHIVLLRMREHKERSKSKWGWMPLSSLPWPTHVTVTDHPDVPFVSLMRALANPRVVGKFHCVVRVVASFPWSVEEYRSPSGIYRIRLTLEDPTARIHAYLYAEDAEHFFGGYPSFDVLKRKRNLLLGISESDGDSEMNETSRNPPWIICCLFSYPIDENDVWGSRNFRIFATILVG
- the LOC132628257 gene encoding protection of telomeres protein 1b-like isoform X5, whose product is MSKRRRDEYTPIAEAMSLINNKVNLIGLVLQTGFPKKSKGTDFFCLVKIIDESYPNGGLSVNIFTETMDKLPVVLSHGGDIILLSQVVMKVHESVVYAVFNKKFSSFALFDGKFSTSFLPYQCYLIYLAKEQDKKFILGLRKWLVDHPTALDSSNFQSLKDIREGGGFNLLCKLRKHVAGCFGVLESWLWTHALNIFIANFDGICKILRVWEIRKDEWMLLVWDGTDTPPVAINSKLEDEMDNPLPLESVPVCLPRDILCNLPRLGTVLSVTLDCGNEKLGVNVLGTDRWVKFDNLRCQLHASLWNASLLPITRFCYVRDEDHIVLLRMREHKERSKSKWGWMPLSSLPWPTHVTVTDHPDVPFVSLMRALANPREHFFGGYPSFDVLKRKRNLLLGISESDGDSEMNETSRNPPWIICCLFSYPIDENDVWGSRNFRIFATILVG
- the LOC132628257 gene encoding protection of telomeres protein 1b-like isoform X4; translation: MSKRRRDEYTPIAEAMSLINNKVNLIGLVLQTGFPKKSKGTDFFCLVKIIDESYPNGGLSVNIFTETMDKLPVVLSHGGDIILLSQVVMKVHESVVYAVFNKKFSSFALFDGKFSTSFLPYQCYLIYLAKEQDKKFILGLRKWLVDHPTALDSSNFQSLKDIREGGGFNLLCKILRVWEIRKDEWMLLVWDGTDTPPVAINSKLEDEMDNPLPLESVPVCLPRDILCNLPRLGTVLSVTLDCGNEKLGVNVLGTDRWVKFDNLRCQLHASLWNASLLPITRFCYVRDEDHIVLLRMREHKERSKSKWGWMPLSSLPWPTHVTVTDHPDVPFVSLMRALANPRVVGKFHCVVRVVASFPWSVEEYRSPSGIYRIRLTLEDPTARIHAYLYAEDAEHFFGGYPSFDVLKRKRNLLLGISESDGDSEMNETSRNPPWIICCLFSYPIDENDVWGSRNFRIFATILVG
- the LOC132628257 gene encoding protection of telomeres protein 1b-like isoform X1, which produces MSKRRRDEYTPIAEAMSLINNKVNLIGLVLQTGFPKKSKGTDFFCLVKIIDESYPNGGLSVNIFTETMDKLPVVLSHGGDIILLSQVVMKVHESVVYAVFNKKFSSFALFDGKFSTSFLPYQCYLIYLAKEQDKKFILGLRKWLVDHPTALDSSNFQSLKDIREGGGFNLLCKLRKHVAGCFGVLESWLWTHALNIFIANFDGICKILRVWEIRKDEWMLLVWDGTDTPPVAINSKLEDEMDNPLPLESVPVCLPRDILCNLPRLGTVLSVTLDCGNEKLGVNVLGTDRWVKFDNLRCQLHASLWNASLLPITRFCYVRDEDHIVLLRMREHKERSKSKWGWMPLSSLPWPTHVTVTDHPDVPFVSLMRALANPRVVGKFHCVVRVVASFPWSVEEYRSPSGIYRIRLTLEDPTARIHAYLYAEDAEHFFGGYPSFDVLKRKRNLLLGISESDGDSEMNETSRNPPWIICCLFSYPIDENDVWGSRNFRIFATILVG
- the LOC132628257 gene encoding protection of telomeres protein 1a-like isoform X6, with the protein product MSKRRRDEYTPIAEAMSLINNKVNLIGLVLQTGFPKKSKGTDFFCLVKIIDESYPNGGLSVNIFTETMDKLPVVLSHGGDIILLSQVVLRKHVAGCFGVLESWLWTHALNIFIANFDGICKILRVWEIRKDEWMLLVWDGTDTPPVAINSKLEDEMDNPLPLESVPVCLPRDILCNLPRLGTVLSVTLDCGNEKLGVNVLGTDRWVKFDNLRCQLHASLWNASLLPITRFCYVRDEDHIVLLRMREHKERSKSKWGWMPLSSLPWPTHVTVTDHPDVPFVSLMRALANPRVVGKFHCVVRVVASFPWSVEEYRSPSGIYRIRLTLEDPTARIHAYLYAEDAEHFFGGYPSFDVLKRKRNLLLGISESDGDSEMNETSRNPPWIICCLFSYPIDENDVWGSRNFRIFATILVG